The proteins below are encoded in one region of Mycobacterium botniense:
- a CDS encoding helicase-associated domain-containing protein, protein MTEHTPDIPLGSWLAKLPDERLVRLLQLRPDLAQPPPSSIAALAGRAQARQSVKAATDELNFLQLAVLDALLVLHADTAAVPVGKLLALIGERAPEKDVLGALDDLKERALAWGDTTVRVSADAGAALPWYPGQVTLEDTSRTGDQIAQLLTELDAAQLEVLKKLVDGSPLGRTRDAAPGAPPDRPVPRLLAAGLLRRVDAETVILPRHVGHVLRGEDPGPTQLAAPDPVVSTTPAADVDAAAASAVIDLLRELDVVLETLSAAPVPELRSGGLGVREVKRLVRVTGIEESRLGLILEVAAAAGLIAAGVPDPEPPDRGGPYWAPTTAADRFTEMSAGHRWHLLACTWLDLPARPALIGTRGPDAKPYAALSDSLYSTAAPLDRRLLLDLLAELPAGAGVDAVTASRTLIWRRPRWSRRLQPGPVADLLREAHSLGLVGRGAISTPGRVLLDQCADDDAAIRAMTRAMPEPIDHFLVQADLTVVVPGPLERDLAKQLAAVATVESAGTAMVYRISEHSVRHALDIGKTAGELHEFFRNHSKTPVPQALTYLIDDVARRHGQLRVGLAASFVRCEDPGLLAQAVAAADGLQLRVLAPTVAVSPVPIAEVLTGLRHAGFVPAAEDSSGTIVDVRARGARVPAPQRRRPPQPVACPNGDILNAIVAVLRKVAAAPFADMRVDSAVTTLLLQRAVRQQSTVVIGYVDAAGVATQRVVSPISVHGGQLVAFDSTSGRLRDFAVHRITSVMSAEDG, encoded by the coding sequence ATGACCGAACACACCCCGGACATCCCGCTGGGGTCCTGGCTGGCCAAATTGCCCGACGAGCGGCTGGTGCGCCTGCTGCAACTGCGGCCCGACCTCGCCCAGCCGCCGCCGAGCAGTATCGCGGCACTGGCGGGGCGGGCGCAGGCCCGCCAGTCCGTCAAGGCCGCAACCGATGAGCTGAACTTTTTGCAGCTGGCGGTGCTTGACGCGCTGCTGGTGCTGCATGCCGACACCGCGGCAGTGCCGGTGGGCAAATTGCTCGCCCTGATCGGCGAGCGTGCACCCGAAAAAGATGTGCTCGGCGCGCTCGATGACCTCAAGGAACGCGCCCTGGCTTGGGGCGACACGACGGTCCGGGTATCTGCCGACGCCGGCGCGGCGCTGCCGTGGTACCCGGGACAAGTGACATTGGAAGACACCTCACGCACCGGTGACCAGATCGCCCAACTGCTCACCGAACTCGACGCTGCGCAGCTCGAGGTGCTGAAAAAGCTGGTCGACGGTTCTCCACTTGGGCGCACCCGCGACGCTGCGCCCGGCGCTCCGCCGGACCGGCCGGTACCGCGGCTGTTAGCAGCCGGGCTGCTGCGCAGAGTCGACGCCGAGACGGTGATATTGCCGCGCCATGTCGGGCATGTGCTACGCGGCGAGGATCCGGGTCCCACGCAGCTGGCCGCCCCTGACCCGGTAGTGAGCACCACCCCAGCCGCCGACGTCGACGCCGCCGCGGCCAGCGCCGTAATCGACTTGCTCCGCGAGCTCGACGTCGTGCTCGAAACCCTCAGTGCCGCACCAGTTCCCGAGCTTCGTAGTGGCGGGCTGGGGGTACGCGAAGTCAAACGGTTAGTCCGGGTTACCGGCATTGAGGAGTCGCGCTTGGGGCTGATCCTCGAGGTGGCCGCCGCCGCGGGACTGATCGCGGCCGGCGTACCTGATCCGGAACCACCCGACAGGGGCGGGCCCTACTGGGCGCCGACGACCGCCGCTGACCGATTCACCGAGATGTCCGCCGGCCACCGCTGGCATCTCCTGGCCTGCACCTGGCTTGACTTGCCGGCCCGCCCGGCGCTGATAGGAACTCGCGGGCCAGACGCCAAACCTTATGCCGCACTATCGGATTCGCTGTACTCCACGGCTGCTCCGCTGGATCGCCGACTGCTGCTGGACCTGCTCGCCGAACTGCCCGCGGGGGCGGGTGTCGACGCGGTGACGGCGTCTCGGACCCTGATCTGGCGGCGCCCACGCTGGTCGCGGCGGCTCCAGCCGGGGCCGGTCGCCGACCTGCTGCGCGAGGCGCACTCCCTCGGGCTGGTGGGCCGTGGGGCGATCAGCACGCCGGGCCGGGTCCTGCTGGATCAATGCGCCGACGACGACGCCGCGATCCGCGCCATGACACGAGCAATGCCCGAACCGATCGACCACTTTCTGGTGCAGGCTGATTTGACGGTCGTGGTCCCCGGGCCGCTGGAACGTGATCTCGCCAAGCAGCTCGCCGCTGTCGCCACTGTGGAATCTGCCGGCACCGCAATGGTGTACCGCATCAGCGAACACTCCGTCCGCCATGCACTCGATATCGGCAAAACCGCCGGCGAGTTGCACGAGTTCTTCCGAAATCACTCGAAAACACCTGTACCGCAAGCACTTACATACCTTATCGACGATGTCGCACGTCGCCACGGGCAGCTTCGGGTTGGGTTGGCGGCATCGTTCGTACGATGCGAAGACCCGGGCCTGCTGGCACAGGCCGTCGCCGCCGCGGACGGCCTGCAGCTGCGGGTGCTGGCCCCGACTGTGGCGGTGTCACCCGTACCGATCGCTGAGGTGCTCACTGGATTGCGCCACGCCGGTTTCGTCCCGGCCGCCGAAGATTCCTCCGGCACCATCGTCGACGTTCGGGCCCGCGGAGCACGGGTGCCTGCTCCGCAGCGCCGGCGGCCGCCGCAGCCGGTGGCGTGCCCGAACGGCGACATCCTGAACGCGATCGTCGCGGTGCTGCGTAAGGTTGCCGCGGCACCATTCGCCGATATGCGCGTCGACTCTGCTGTGACGACATTGCTGCTCCAGCGAGCGGTCCGCCAACAGAGCACGGTCGTGATCGGCTACGTCGACGCGGCGGGTGTGGCCACCCAGCGGGTGGTGTCGCCGATCAGCGTGCACGGCGGACAGCTGGTGGCCTTCGATTCCACCTCTGGCCGGCTGCGCGACTTCGCCGTCCACCGCATCACCTCGGTGATGTCGGCCGAGGACGGATAA
- a CDS encoding thiolase family protein, which yields MNDVAIIGVGLHPFGRFDGKSAMEMGAEAIQAALDDACLEWKDIQFGVGGSHEVSNPDAVTRLVGLTGIPFTDVFNACATAATAIQVCAETIRLGKYDIGIAVGMDKHPRGAFTDDPAKLALPAWYAQNGQFITTKFFGMKANRYLHEHGISTQTLAKVAAKNYRNGSLNPNAFRRKPLSEEEILASPVLNYPLTQYMFCAPDEGAAAVVMCCADIAHRFTSKPVYVKAVEIRTRRYGAYEVHATCAPIEEDASPTVYASRAAFEEAGVAPEDVDVIQLQDTDAGAEVIHMAEAGFCADGDQEKLLAEGATEITGALPINTDGGLIANGEPIGASGLRQVHELVRQLRGQAGDRQVGGTPRVGFAQVYGAPGTAAATILAT from the coding sequence GTGAATGACGTCGCCATCATCGGAGTGGGTCTGCACCCGTTCGGCCGGTTCGACGGCAAGTCTGCGATGGAGATGGGTGCCGAGGCGATCCAGGCTGCGCTGGACGATGCGTGTCTTGAGTGGAAGGACATCCAGTTCGGCGTCGGCGGCAGTCACGAGGTGTCCAACCCGGACGCTGTGACGCGGCTGGTGGGCCTGACCGGTATTCCCTTCACCGATGTGTTCAACGCCTGCGCTACCGCAGCCACGGCGATCCAGGTGTGCGCGGAAACAATCCGGTTGGGCAAGTACGACATCGGTATCGCCGTGGGCATGGACAAGCATCCGCGCGGGGCTTTCACCGACGACCCGGCGAAGCTGGCGCTTCCGGCCTGGTATGCGCAGAACGGCCAGTTCATCACCACCAAGTTCTTTGGAATGAAGGCCAACCGGTACCTGCACGAGCACGGGATCTCGACACAAACGCTGGCCAAGGTTGCCGCCAAGAACTACCGGAACGGGTCGTTGAACCCCAACGCGTTTCGGCGCAAGCCGCTCTCGGAGGAGGAGATCCTCGCCTCGCCGGTGCTGAACTACCCGCTGACCCAGTACATGTTCTGCGCTCCTGATGAAGGGGCCGCCGCGGTGGTCATGTGCTGCGCCGACATAGCGCACCGCTTCACGTCTAAACCCGTGTATGTCAAGGCCGTCGAGATCCGCACCCGCCGTTACGGAGCCTACGAGGTGCACGCTACCTGTGCTCCGATCGAGGAGGATGCGTCGCCGACGGTGTACGCATCGCGGGCGGCCTTCGAAGAGGCTGGGGTCGCCCCGGAGGATGTCGACGTCATCCAGCTGCAAGACACCGACGCCGGGGCGGAGGTGATCCACATGGCCGAAGCCGGGTTCTGCGCCGATGGCGATCAGGAGAAGCTGCTGGCCGAGGGTGCCACCGAGATCACCGGTGCGCTGCCGATCAACACCGACGGCGGCCTGATTGCCAACGGCGAACCAATCGGTGCCTCGGGGCTGCGCCAGGTGCATGAACTTGTGCGCCAATTGCGCGGCCAAGCCGGGGACCGCCAGGTCGGCGGTACACCGCGGGTCGGTTTCGCACAGGTCTACGGCGCTCCCGGCACCGCCGCGGCCACCATCCTGGCCACCTAG
- the moaC gene encoding cyclic pyranopterin monophosphate synthase MoaC — MSKAAAGSEVGQLSHLDDRGAARMVDVTDKGATKRTAVAAGVFRTSAQVISLISAGGLPKGDAVATARVAGILAAKRTSDLIPLCHQLALTGVDVDFRVGETDIEITATVRSTDRTGVEMEALTAVAVAGLTLYDMTKAVDPAARVDDIRVLRKAGGRSGTWVR; from the coding sequence ATGTCGAAGGCTGCGGCGGGATCGGAGGTGGGTCAGCTTTCCCACCTCGACGATCGGGGCGCTGCCCGCATGGTCGACGTCACCGATAAGGGAGCCACCAAGCGCACCGCCGTGGCCGCAGGTGTTTTCCGTACGTCCGCGCAGGTGATATCGCTGATCTCCGCGGGCGGCCTGCCCAAGGGTGACGCGGTGGCCACCGCGCGGGTGGCGGGCATCCTGGCCGCTAAGCGCACCAGCGACCTCATCCCGCTATGCCACCAGCTCGCGCTTACCGGCGTCGATGTCGATTTCCGCGTCGGGGAGACGGATATCGAGATCACCGCAACGGTGCGCAGCACCGACCGTACCGGTGTGGAGATGGAGGCACTGACCGCCGTGGCTGTAGCGGGTTTGACGCTTTATGACATGACCAAAGCGGTCGACCCGGCTGCCCGGGTGGATGACATCCGGGTGCTGCGCAAAGCCGGTGGCCGCAGCGGGACCTGGGTGCGCTGA
- a CDS encoding cold-shock protein translates to MPTGKVKWYDPEKGFGFLSQEDGEDVYIRASALPAGVEGLKAGQRVEFGVATGRRGPQALSLKLIDPPPSLVRARRESHAEHKHSPDELHGMVEDMITLLETTVQPELRKGRYPDRKTARRVSEVVKAVARELDA, encoded by the coding sequence GTGCCGACTGGCAAGGTGAAGTGGTACGACCCTGAGAAGGGGTTTGGCTTCCTGTCACAAGAGGACGGCGAGGACGTCTACATCCGTGCCTCGGCGTTGCCGGCGGGTGTCGAGGGGCTCAAGGCAGGCCAGCGAGTCGAATTTGGCGTAGCCACCGGTCGGCGCGGCCCACAGGCGTTGAGCCTCAAACTGATTGACCCTCCGCCAAGTCTTGTCCGTGCGCGCCGGGAGAGTCACGCCGAGCACAAACACAGTCCCGACGAACTGCACGGCATGGTTGAAGACATGATCACCCTGTTGGAGACCACCGTGCAGCCCGAACTGCGCAAGGGCCGCTACCCCGACCGCAAGACGGCCCGGCGGGTGTCCGAGGTGGTCAAGGCGGTCGCCCGCGAGCTTGACGCTTAG
- a CDS encoding DNA repair helicase XPB codes for MSNGPLIVQSDKTVLLEVDHEQAAEARAAIAPFAELERAPEHVHTYRITPLALWNARAAGHDAEQVVDALVSYSRYPVPQPLLVDVVDTMARYGRLQLVKNPAHGLTLVSLDRAVLEEVVRNKKIAPMLGARIDEDTIVVHPSERGRIKQQLLKIGWPAEDLAGYVDGEAHPISLRQDGWQLRDYQQMAAESFWSGGSGVVVLPCGAGKTVVGVAAMAKARATTLILVTNTVAARQWKRELLARTSLTADEVGEYSGERKEIRPVTISTYQMITRRNKKGAYRHLELFDSRDWGLIIYDEVHLLPAPVFRMTADLQSRRRLGLTATLIREDGREGDVFSLIGPKRYDAPWKDIEAQGWIAPAECVEVRVTMTDNERMLYATAEPEERYRVCSTAHTKIAVVKSILDKHPDDQKLVIGAYLDQLDELGEELGAPVIQGSTKIAEREALFDAFRRGEVSTLVVSKVANFSIDLPEASVAVQVSGTFGSRQEEAQRLGRLLRPKSDGGSATFYSVVARDSLDTEYAAHRQRFLAEQGYGYVIRDADDLLGPAI; via the coding sequence ATGAGCAACGGACCGTTGATCGTGCAGTCCGACAAGACGGTGCTGCTCGAAGTCGACCACGAGCAGGCCGCCGAGGCACGCGCCGCCATCGCACCGTTCGCTGAGCTGGAACGCGCACCCGAGCATGTGCACACCTACCGCATCACCCCGCTGGCGCTGTGGAATGCCCGCGCTGCCGGCCACGACGCCGAACAAGTGGTCGACGCGCTGGTCAGTTATTCGCGCTACCCGGTGCCGCAACCGTTACTGGTCGACGTGGTCGACACCATGGCCCGCTACGGCCGGCTGCAGCTGGTCAAGAACCCGGCGCACGGCCTGACGCTGGTCAGCCTGGATCGTGCGGTGCTCGAGGAGGTAGTGCGCAATAAGAAGATCGCCCCGATGCTCGGTGCTCGCATCGACGAGGACACCATCGTCGTGCATCCCAGCGAGCGCGGCCGAATCAAACAGCAGCTACTCAAAATCGGCTGGCCAGCAGAGGATCTCGCGGGCTACGTCGATGGCGAGGCACATCCCATCAGCCTGCGCCAAGACGGCTGGCAGCTCCGCGACTATCAGCAAATGGCCGCCGAGTCGTTCTGGTCCGGCGGCTCGGGCGTGGTGGTGCTCCCGTGCGGCGCCGGCAAGACAGTGGTCGGGGTGGCGGCGATGGCCAAGGCCCGCGCGACGACCCTGATTCTGGTCACCAACACCGTCGCCGCCCGGCAATGGAAGCGTGAACTGCTCGCGCGTACCTCGCTGACAGCCGACGAGGTCGGCGAATACAGCGGTGAGCGCAAGGAAATTCGGCCCGTCACGATCTCGACTTATCAGATGATCACCCGCCGCAACAAAAAGGGCGCCTACCGTCACCTGGAGCTGTTCGACAGCCGCGACTGGGGACTGATCATCTACGACGAGGTGCACCTGCTGCCGGCACCGGTGTTCCGGATGACCGCGGACCTGCAATCGCGGCGGCGGCTGGGGCTAACGGCGACGCTGATCCGTGAGGACGGCCGCGAAGGGGATGTCTTCAGCCTGATCGGCCCGAAACGCTATGACGCACCATGGAAGGACATCGAGGCGCAGGGCTGGATCGCGCCGGCGGAATGCGTCGAAGTGCGTGTGACGATGACCGACAACGAGCGCATGCTTTACGCCACCGCCGAACCTGAGGAACGCTACCGAGTCTGCTCGACCGCGCACACGAAAATCGCTGTGGTGAAGTCTATTCTGGACAAGCATCCCGACGACCAGAAGCTGGTGATCGGAGCCTACCTGGATCAGCTCGACGAACTGGGTGAAGAGCTCGGCGCTCCAGTGATCCAGGGCTCCACCAAAATCGCCGAGCGGGAGGCGTTGTTCGACGCTTTCCGCCGCGGCGAGGTATCGACGCTGGTGGTGTCGAAGGTGGCGAATTTTTCCATCGACTTGCCGGAAGCCTCGGTAGCGGTGCAGGTGTCCGGAACGTTCGGTTCACGCCAGGAAGAAGCCCAGCGGTTAGGGCGGTTATTGCGGCCGAAGTCCGATGGTGGAAGCGCCACCTTCTACTCGGTGGTGGCCCGCGACAGCCTCGACACCGAGTACGCGGCGCATCGGCAGCGGTTCTTAGCCGAACAGGGCTACGGCTACGTCATCCGGGACGCCGACGACCTGCTGGGTCCCGCGATCTAG
- the moaA gene encoding GTP 3',8-cyclase MoaA, which translates to MTVTMLGVPTVRRVAAERPPFGTMPTTGPLVDAFGRVATDLRVSLTDRCNLRCRYCMPAEGLQWLPGEQLLRPDELARLLNIAVTRLGITSVRFTGGEPLLVRHLEEVVAMAADLRPRPEISMTTNGVGFARRAAALAHAGLDRVNVSLDTVDRTRFAAITRRDRLSDVVAGLAAAKAAGLEPVKVNAVLDPVTGRDDVVDLLRFCLEHGYQLRVIEQMPLDAGHQWRRDATLSADDVLEALRPHFRLEPDPSPRGSAPAELWLVDPGPNGPAGKVGVIASVSHAFCSTCDRTRLTADGQIRSCLFAREETDLRRLLREAASDDAIEAAWRAAMWGKPAGHGINEPDFIQPDRPMSAIGG; encoded by the coding sequence ATGACGGTGACCATGTTGGGTGTTCCCACGGTGCGACGGGTCGCAGCCGAGCGCCCGCCATTCGGCACGATGCCCACCACCGGTCCACTGGTGGACGCCTTCGGCCGCGTGGCTACCGATCTGCGGGTGTCACTCACGGACCGGTGCAACCTTCGATGTCGATACTGCATGCCGGCGGAGGGTCTGCAGTGGCTACCCGGCGAGCAGCTACTGCGGCCTGACGAGCTGGCCCGGCTGCTGAATATCGCGGTCACCCGCCTGGGCATCACCAGTGTGCGGTTCACCGGGGGTGAACCCTTGCTGGTCCGCCACCTCGAAGAAGTTGTCGCTATGGCAGCTGATCTGCGGCCACGTCCGGAGATTTCGATGACCACAAACGGTGTGGGGTTCGCACGCCGGGCAGCCGCCCTCGCCCACGCCGGCCTGGACCGGGTCAACGTGTCGCTGGACACGGTGGACCGCACCCGCTTTGCCGCCATCACGCGCCGAGACCGGCTTTCGGACGTCGTGGCCGGCTTAGCGGCCGCCAAGGCAGCTGGTCTGGAGCCAGTCAAGGTGAACGCGGTACTCGATCCGGTGACTGGCCGTGACGACGTGGTTGATCTGCTGCGGTTTTGCCTCGAGCACGGCTACCAGCTGCGCGTCATCGAGCAGATGCCCCTCGACGCCGGCCATCAGTGGCGCCGGGACGCGACGCTCAGCGCAGACGATGTGCTGGAGGCGTTGCGGCCCCATTTCCGGTTAGAGCCAGACCCGTCGCCGCGTGGTTCGGCCCCGGCTGAGCTGTGGTTGGTGGACCCGGGTCCGAATGGGCCGGCCGGAAAAGTTGGTGTGATCGCCTCGGTGTCGCACGCATTCTGCTCCACCTGTGACCGCACCCGGCTGACAGCCGACGGCCAGATCCGTAGCTGTCTGTTCGCCCGCGAGGAAACCGATCTTCGCCGCCTACTGCGCGAAGCTGCAAGCGATGACGCGATCGAGGCGGCGTGGCGCGCGGCAATGTGGGGTAAACCTGCAGGCCATGGCATCAACGAGCCCGACTTCATCCAGCCAGACCGTCCCATGAGCGCCATCGGTGGTTGA
- a CDS encoding YccF domain-containing protein translates to MRLILNVIWLVLGGLWLALGYLFAALVCFLLIITIPFGFAALRIASFALWPFGRTIAPKPSAGTGALIGNVIWVLLFGMWLAIGHLVSAAAMAITIIGIPLALANLKLIPVSLVPLGVQIVPVGSPETRSEGMPA, encoded by the coding sequence ATGCGCCTCATACTGAACGTCATCTGGTTGGTCTTGGGCGGCCTCTGGCTGGCGTTGGGTTACCTGTTCGCGGCACTGGTCTGTTTCCTGCTCATCATCACCATTCCCTTCGGTTTTGCTGCCCTGCGCATTGCGTCGTTCGCGCTGTGGCCGTTCGGACGCACGATCGCGCCGAAGCCGAGCGCCGGGACCGGCGCGTTGATCGGCAATGTCATCTGGGTGCTGTTGTTCGGGATGTGGCTGGCCATCGGGCACCTGGTCAGTGCCGCGGCAATGGCGATCACGATCATCGGCATACCGCTGGCGCTGGCCAACCTCAAATTGATCCCGGTGTCGCTGGTGCCACTGGGGGTGCAGATCGTTCCCGTCGGCTCACCGGAAACCCGATCCGAAGGGATGCCCGCATGA
- a CDS encoding molybdenum cofactor biosynthesis protein MoaE, which translates to MTRILRAAVTDQPIVLAEHEELVSHHAAGAIVGFVGMIRDHDGGRRVLRLEYSAHPSAEQVLAEVLAEVAAQARGVRALAASHRIGALAIGDAALVAAVAADHRQAAFHTCANLVDTIKARLPVWKHQFFADGTDEWVGSA; encoded by the coding sequence TTGACACGGATTTTGCGCGCAGCGGTCACCGACCAGCCGATTGTGCTGGCCGAACACGAGGAACTGGTGAGCCATCACGCCGCCGGCGCGATCGTCGGATTCGTCGGCATGATCCGCGACCACGACGGCGGACGCCGCGTGCTGCGGCTGGAGTATTCCGCACATCCGAGCGCTGAGCAGGTGCTCGCCGAAGTGTTGGCCGAGGTCGCCGCGCAGGCCCGTGGTGTGCGGGCCCTTGCGGCCAGCCACCGGATCGGCGCCTTAGCGATCGGTGACGCGGCCCTGGTCGCTGCGGTCGCAGCCGACCATAGGCAGGCGGCGTTTCACACCTGCGCGAACCTGGTTGACACCATCAAGGCGCGGTTGCCGGTATGGAAGCACCAGTTTTTCGCCGACGGAACAGATGAGTGGGTGGGTTCGGCCTGA
- a CDS encoding transglycosylase family protein: MSGRHRKPTTSTVRVAKIAFTGAVIGGGSMALAGQASAATDGEWDQVARCESGGNWSINTGNGYQGGLQFSRGTWAAHGGGEFAPSANLASREQQIVVAERVLATQGRGAWPVCGGVLSHATPRSVVADPPPADPPVDQPDLNGQPIEMNAASPDEVPPAEEPASSAPEPAPAAEPAAGENPAPVAEPAAGENPAPVAEPAADENPAPVAEPAATASEPADSEPHASRAVDAEARNWTVTDNPASAARAQKTEWALHTAPRTAESAEPPAGPADSGSATPPDPGYLKQLWHAIQAQGVSGNDALAALAQHPPTTAAPAP; encoded by the coding sequence ATGAGTGGACGGCACCGTAAGCCCACCACCTCGACTGTGAGGGTCGCCAAGATCGCCTTTACCGGAGCAGTGATCGGCGGCGGCAGCATGGCCTTGGCCGGACAAGCGTCGGCGGCAACAGACGGCGAATGGGATCAGGTGGCCCGCTGCGAGTCGGGCGGCAACTGGTCGATCAATACCGGTAACGGCTATCAGGGCGGGCTGCAGTTCAGCCGGGGAACCTGGGCGGCTCACGGCGGTGGTGAATTTGCGCCATCGGCCAACCTCGCCAGCCGTGAACAGCAGATCGTCGTCGCCGAGCGGGTGCTGGCAACTCAGGGTCGTGGGGCGTGGCCGGTGTGCGGTGGCGTGCTGTCACATGCGACACCGCGCAGTGTCGTCGCCGATCCGCCGCCGGCGGACCCGCCGGTTGACCAACCGGACCTCAACGGGCAGCCCATAGAGATGAACGCCGCATCGCCGGACGAGGTGCCTCCGGCCGAGGAACCCGCCTCCTCGGCCCCTGAGCCGGCACCGGCGGCCGAACCGGCCGCCGGCGAGAACCCGGCACCGGTGGCCGAACCGGCCGCCGGCGAGAACCCGGCACCGGTGGCCGAACCGGCCGCCGACGAGAACCCGGCACCGGTGGCCGAACCGGCCGCCACGGCTTCGGAACCCGCCGACAGCGAACCGCACGCAAGTCGGGCGGTCGACGCCGAGGCACGCAACTGGACCGTCACCGACAACCCCGCTTCCGCGGCCCGGGCCCAGAAAACGGAGTGGGCGTTGCACACGGCACCCCGTACAGCCGAGTCGGCGGAGCCCCCAGCGGGCCCCGCGGATTCAGGGAGCGCAACTCCTCCCGATCCCGGTTACCTCAAGCAGCTCTGGCACGCCATTCAGGCGCAAGGCGTGAGCGGCAACGACGCGCTGGCTGCCCTCGCGCAGCACCCGCCGACAACTGCCGCACCGGCCCCGTAA
- a CDS encoding MoaD/ThiS family protein: MVDVSDHIRVTVRYFAAARAAAGAESETVTLRPGATVAELVDSLASRGSRLARVLSRCSYLCDGIAIRDDLLASRPLCSGATVDVLPPFAGG, translated from the coding sequence GTGGTTGATGTGTCCGACCACATCCGGGTCACCGTACGGTATTTCGCCGCCGCGCGCGCGGCGGCGGGCGCCGAATCGGAAACCGTGACGCTGCGCCCCGGTGCCACGGTCGCCGAACTGGTGGACAGCCTTGCCAGCCGAGGTTCTCGCCTGGCGAGGGTGCTGAGCCGTTGCTCGTATCTCTGCGACGGCATCGCCATCCGCGATGACCTGCTAGCCTCACGGCCCCTCTGTTCCGGAGCCACCGTCGACGTGCTGCCGCCCTTTGCGGGTGGCTGA
- a CDS encoding MogA/MoaB family molybdenum cofactor biosynthesis protein, with protein sequence MGGRSARVIIASTRASAGVYHDQCGPIIAEWLATQGFTPVKPQVVADGDPVGQALRDAVAAGVDLVITSGGTGIAPSDHTPAQTAAVLDYEVPGLAEAIRRAGLPKVPTAVLSRGLCGVAGRTLIVNLPGSPGGVRDGLAVLADVLGHALDQLAGKDHRR encoded by the coding sequence ATGGGCGGCCGATCCGCGCGAGTGATCATTGCCTCGACCCGTGCGTCGGCCGGTGTATACCACGATCAATGCGGACCCATCATCGCCGAGTGGCTTGCCACGCAAGGCTTTACACCAGTGAAGCCGCAGGTGGTTGCCGACGGCGACCCGGTGGGGCAGGCACTGCGCGATGCTGTCGCCGCCGGAGTCGACCTCGTCATCACCTCGGGTGGCACCGGCATCGCGCCCAGCGATCACACTCCCGCCCAGACAGCTGCGGTGCTGGACTACGAGGTGCCCGGGCTCGCGGAAGCCATCCGGCGCGCGGGTCTGCCGAAGGTGCCGACGGCCGTGCTCTCGCGCGGACTGTGCGGTGTGGCGGGACGGACGCTGATCGTCAACCTGCCCGGCTCACCCGGCGGGGTACGCGACGGTCTCGCGGTACTCGCCGACGTGCTGGGGCACGCACTAGACCAACTCGCGGGCAAAGATCACCGGCGTTGA